A stretch of Castanea sativa cultivar Marrone di Chiusa Pesio chromosome 2, ASM4071231v1 DNA encodes these proteins:
- the LOC142623897 gene encoding ribonucleoside-diphosphate reductase small chain A isoform X2, whose protein sequence is MGSLENGVEQLTLHDREEEEEPILKEQNQRFCMFPIRYKQLWEMYKKAQASFWTAEEVDLSQDMRQWETLSDSEKHFISHVLAFFAASDGIVLENLAARFLNDVQVPEARAFYGFQIAMENVHSEMYSLLLETYIKDSKEKHRLFNAIENIPCVARKAKWALDWIHSSTLFAERIVAFACVEGIFFSGSFCSIFWLKKRGMMPGLTFSNELISRDEGLHCDFACLLYSLLRNQLHWEKVHHIVHEAVEIETQFVCEALPCALIGMNSILMSQYIKFVADRLLVSLGCQRKYNVENPFDWMEFISLQGKANFFERRVGEYQKASVMSSLQDGGKNFVFKLDEDF, encoded by the exons atgGGGTCTTTGGAAAATGGGGTTGAGCAACTAACACTACAtgacagagaagaagaagaagagccaATATTGAAAGAGCAAAACCAGAGGTTTTGCATGTTTCCCATAAGGTACAAGCAGCTTTGGGAGATGTACAAGAAGGCTCAAGCCAGTTTCTGGACCG CTGAGGAGGTTGATCTTTCCCAGGATATGAGGCAGTGGGAAACACTGTCTGACTCTGAGAAACACTTCATTAGCCATGTGCTGGCATTTTTTGCTGCTTCCGATGGGATTGTATTGGAGAATTTGGCTGCAAGATTTCTAAATGATGTTCAAGTACCAGAG GCTCGGGCATTCTATGGATTTCAAATTGCAATGGAGAATGTTCATTCTG AAATGTACAGCTTGCTTCTGGAGACATATATCAAGGATTCAAAAGAGAAGCATAGATTGTTCAATGCAATTGAGAACATTCCTTGTGTGGCTAGGAAGGCTAAGTGGGCTTTAGATTGGATTCATAG CTCCACCTTGTTTGCAGAGAGAATTGTTGCTTTTGCATGTGTTGAAGGAATCTTTTTCTCTGGAAG CTTCTGTTCCATATTCTGGCTTAAAAAGAGGGGAATGATGCCAGGCTTGACATTCTCAAATGAGCTTATTTCTAGAGATGAGGGCCTCCATTGTGACTTTGCTTGCCTTCTTTACAG TTTGTTAAGGAATCAATTACATTGGGAAAAAGTTCATCACATTGTACATGAAGCTGTTGAAATCGAGACGCAATTTGTGTGCGAGGCCCTTCCATGTGCATTGATTGGCATGAATTCAATACTCATGAGCCAGTATATAAAGTTTGTAGCTGACCGACTTTTG GTTTCATTAGGGTGCCAGAGGAAATACAATGTGGAGAATCCTTTTGATTGGATGGAATTTATTTCTCTGCA AGGAAAGGCAAACTTTTTTGAAAGAAGGGTGGGCGAATATCAAAAGGCATCTGTAATGTCAAGTCTTCAAGATGGTGGAAAAAACTTTGTCTTTAAGCTGGATGAGGACTTCTAA
- the LOC142623897 gene encoding ribonucleoside-diphosphate reductase small chain A isoform X1, translating into MGSLENGVEQLTLHDREEEEEPILKEQNQRFCMFPIRYKQLWEMYKKAQASFWTAEEVDLSQDMRQWETLSDSEKHFISHVLAFFAASDGIVLENLAARFLNDVQVPEARAFYGFQIAMENVHSEMYSLLLETYIKDSKEKHRLFNAIENIPCVARKAKWALDWIHSSTLFAERIVAFACVEGIFFSGSFCSIFWLKKRGMMPGLTFSNELISRDEGLHCDFACLLYSLLRNQLHWEKVHHIVHEAVEIETQFVCEALPCALIGMNSILMSQYIKFVADRLLRKGKLF; encoded by the exons atgGGGTCTTTGGAAAATGGGGTTGAGCAACTAACACTACAtgacagagaagaagaagaagagccaATATTGAAAGAGCAAAACCAGAGGTTTTGCATGTTTCCCATAAGGTACAAGCAGCTTTGGGAGATGTACAAGAAGGCTCAAGCCAGTTTCTGGACCG CTGAGGAGGTTGATCTTTCCCAGGATATGAGGCAGTGGGAAACACTGTCTGACTCTGAGAAACACTTCATTAGCCATGTGCTGGCATTTTTTGCTGCTTCCGATGGGATTGTATTGGAGAATTTGGCTGCAAGATTTCTAAATGATGTTCAAGTACCAGAG GCTCGGGCATTCTATGGATTTCAAATTGCAATGGAGAATGTTCATTCTG AAATGTACAGCTTGCTTCTGGAGACATATATCAAGGATTCAAAAGAGAAGCATAGATTGTTCAATGCAATTGAGAACATTCCTTGTGTGGCTAGGAAGGCTAAGTGGGCTTTAGATTGGATTCATAG CTCCACCTTGTTTGCAGAGAGAATTGTTGCTTTTGCATGTGTTGAAGGAATCTTTTTCTCTGGAAG CTTCTGTTCCATATTCTGGCTTAAAAAGAGGGGAATGATGCCAGGCTTGACATTCTCAAATGAGCTTATTTCTAGAGATGAGGGCCTCCATTGTGACTTTGCTTGCCTTCTTTACAG TTTGTTAAGGAATCAATTACATTGGGAAAAAGTTCATCACATTGTACATGAAGCTGTTGAAATCGAGACGCAATTTGTGTGCGAGGCCCTTCCATGTGCATTGATTGGCATGAATTCAATACTCATGAGCCAGTATATAAAGTTTGTAGCTGACCGACTTTTG AGGAAAGGCAAACTTTTTTGA